The region TCAGAAAGCCCGGCCCCCACCGACAATCCTACGGTCGCATTCATGTACTTGTGAAATGATTCAGCCTGATTTGAAAGGTGGGCTGATATATAGCCCACGGAATAGAGTAATGTGACGCTCCAGCATAAATAGACAACAATCACGAACATCCACGAGGATCTGTCAAGAGAGAACGAAATCCAGTTACCCAGACGAATCGAACCGCTTTCAGGGCCATGCAGAACCGCAATGACCGCCATACAAGCGGTGGATATTATGGAAATCGAGTAAAATGAGAGCTTCGATTTTGACTTGATGATCGTCAGCAGGTTAAGAATCAGCGGCCAAGCCAGCAGCAACAGTGCCATGGAAGTAGGATCGAGAATAGCCCTGACCATTACAGATGTTTCCCTATAAGAGGCGGAAGCAGTTCAGCAGACCCGGCTGAAAACAATTCAAGAAGTGTGCCCCAGGTGGGTTGCACTGGCCGGTTACAACACCGCCAGGTGGTGTGGACGGAGTGGACGCGTCTCATCGCCTGGCTTTCTGTTCGGACTTTTTCGCTCCCTTTTTCTCTTCCTGCATCATCTCCATCACTTCACCGAGGTGGGCGAAGAAATACTCCCGCATTTTCTCCAACACCTCACCCAACAGGGGGTCGCGAAGGCGGTAGAAGATCTGATTGCCATCCCTGCGGGTTTCAACGATGTGTTTGTTTCGCAGGATGGCCAGGTGCTGAGAGATGTTGGCCTGTTCCACACCGATCTTTTCGCAGAGCACGCCGACCGACATCTCGCCGTGACTCAGAAACTCGACAACAGCGACTCGTGTCGGGTGGCCAAGTGCCTGAAAAATCCCCGCCTTGAATTGCCGCAGCGACTCCAACATCACGACCTGCCCTTACATTCGATTCTGTGTACATTCGCATAATCGAATATACGATGCGGCTCAGAAAATCAATCCGATCTACCTGACAGTCCCGTAAGGTGGTAAGGCATCCATGGCATCTCCGTTTCCCAGGACCTCTCAGTCCACGACCTGTCGCAACGAATTGGACCGGCATGCGGAAAAAATTGACAATTTCATCCCGCATCCGCAATCTGTGATGGGGCAATGCGGTCTAGCGACAGTCGAATATCCACCCACAGGCAAAGCTCAAGCGGTAGTTTTATTCGAATCGACTGCGTACAAACTTTTGTCAGGAGCAGGGCTGTGCGGCATCTCAAAACCATCTCGCTCGCCCTGGGAATGATCAGTCTTCTGATCTCTTTGCTACCCCTCGGTTTTGCTGCTCTGGGGTTTCTCGGAATCCTTGCGGACATTGGTCCTGCCGAGAATCGCGAGATAGGCGTTCATTTGCTCGACTGGGGCTTACCCCCCTTCATTGGCGGTGTCGTGCTATGTGCGTTCGGTCTCCTGGCACACGTCACAAATCACTGTCATACACACGCAGCGCCGAGCACAGCTTCCAATAACAGAAGCACGCAAGATTTATAAAACTCAATACTCACTCGGCACCCGCTGCGATTGAGCCTGTTCG is a window of Planctopirus limnophila DSM 3776 DNA encoding:
- a CDS encoding ArsR/SmtB family transcription factor, producing the protein MLESLRQFKAGIFQALGHPTRVAVVEFLSHGEMSVGVLCEKIGVEQANISQHLAILRNKHIVETRRDGNQIFYRLRDPLLGEVLEKMREYFFAHLGEVMEMMQEEKKGAKKSEQKARR